Proteins co-encoded in one uncultured Bacteroides sp. genomic window:
- a CDS encoding OmpA family protein has translation MMKKVFLLLAVALLANANYTQGQEKALKQYGFWDNWFIQGQVGGQCTLSEHHKQSSFGDKLSPNAALSVGKFFSPEMGARIQLGGWTSGNYTTNHSFNVDYLNVNADALFNLTNIFLPYKEDRTFNLIGIMGLGYVNRFKKTSENINGSSKFFAPRIGLQTDFKLNDAVSLNLEANANFYHDSFNGIVGGTKYDAPINVLAGITYRFKNRGFKTVDAADPTLIQSLNDQINAQRGQIDELKACCDKKEVPAEPKTIIKEVPAEKAALNSMVCFRIGKAKIDATQEVSIYQAAQYLKQNPDAKIVIASYCDKKTGTAKFNQKLSEKRSAAVAKVLKEKYGINESRFIFENNGDKKQPFSEKNAWNRVTIMTSK, from the coding sequence ATGATGAAAAAAGTATTTTTACTATTAGCTGTGGCACTACTTGCAAATGCAAATTATACACAGGGACAGGAAAAGGCTTTAAAGCAGTATGGATTTTGGGATAACTGGTTTATTCAGGGTCAAGTTGGCGGACAATGCACCTTGAGCGAACACCACAAACAATCTTCATTCGGTGATAAACTGAGTCCTAATGCAGCTTTAAGTGTGGGAAAATTCTTCTCTCCGGAAATGGGTGCACGTATTCAACTGGGTGGATGGACATCAGGTAACTATACAACCAACCATTCATTCAATGTAGATTATTTGAACGTTAATGCAGATGCATTGTTTAACCTGACAAACATCTTTTTGCCTTATAAAGAAGACAGAACTTTTAATCTGATTGGTATCATGGGATTGGGTTATGTTAACCGGTTCAAGAAAACATCTGAGAATATTAATGGCTCTTCAAAATTCTTTGCACCTCGTATTGGTTTGCAAACCGACTTCAAACTGAACGATGCTGTTAGCCTGAACCTGGAAGCAAACGCAAACTTCTATCACGATAGCTTCAACGGAATCGTTGGCGGAACAAAGTATGATGCGCCTATAAATGTATTGGCCGGTATTACTTACCGCTTTAAAAATAGAGGCTTTAAAACAGTAGATGCTGCCGATCCTACACTGATTCAATCTTTGAACGACCAGATCAACGCACAAAGAGGCCAGATTGATGAATTAAAAGCATGCTGCGATAAGAAAGAAGTGCCTGCAGAGCCTAAAACTATTATCAAAGAAGTTCCTGCAGAAAAAGCAGCTTTAAACTCAATGGTTTGTTTCCGAATTGGTAAGGCTAAAATTGATGCTACTCAGGAAGTAAGCATATACCAGGCTGCTCAGTATCTGAAACAGAACCCAGATGCTAAGATTGTTATCGCAAGCTATTGCGATAAGAAAACAGGTACAGCTAAGTTCAACCAGAAGTTAAGCGAAAAACGTTCTGCTGCCGTAGCTAAAGTATTGAAAGAAAAATATGGCATTAACGAAAGCAGATTCATTTTTGAGAACAATGGTGACAAGAAACAGCCTTTCTCC
- a CDS encoding porin family protein, with amino-acid sequence MKKLFLLFAALLLSNMLVMGQNSKVSCNVTAGINMSNWTGSNSSGLDAKLGFKVGAGMEYAFNNTWAIQHALFLTTKGTKYSETIEGASADVTVNEIYLELPVNLQARMPIADKMNFLIAAGPYIAYGIGGKTKTKVTVENLGGSFDTNTFGNGGLKRFDAGVGLGVSLEINKIILGIDGQLGLLKLDDGDAPKNINFSATIGYKF; translated from the coding sequence ATGAAAAAACTATTTTTACTATTTGCTGCTTTATTACTAAGTAATATGTTGGTAATGGGGCAAAACTCTAAAGTTTCCTGTAATGTGACAGCTGGTATTAATATGAGCAATTGGACAGGAAGCAATAGTAGTGGCTTAGATGCAAAGCTTGGCTTTAAAGTGGGTGCTGGCATGGAATATGCGTTTAATAATACCTGGGCTATACAACATGCCTTGTTTTTGACAACTAAAGGAACAAAATATTCAGAAACAATAGAAGGTGCAAGTGCAGATGTGACTGTTAATGAGATATATCTTGAATTGCCTGTTAATTTGCAGGCACGAATGCCCATTGCTGATAAAATGAATTTTCTTATTGCTGCAGGTCCATACATTGCTTATGGCATTGGAGGTAAAACCAAAACTAAAGTTACTGTAGAAAATTTAGGAGGAAGTTTTGATACAAATACATTTGGTAATGGTGGTCTTAAAAGATTTGATGCCGGAGTAGGATTGGGTGTGTCATTAGAAATCAATAAAATTATTCTTGGCATTGATGGACAGTTGGGATTGCTAAAACTAGATGATGGTGATGCCCCAAAGAATATTAACTTTAGTGCTACTATTGGGTATAAGTTCTGA
- a CDS encoding exonuclease SbcCD subunit D C-terminal domain-containing protein, with translation MRLLHTADWHIGQTFFDYNRKAEHLQFLEWLRDQIREQSVDVLLIAGDVFDTPNPSAESQKMFYRFLREITSDNAALQVVVIAGNHDSAARLEAPNPLLEEMNITIRGLVRRTADGLIDYQRLLVPLTKEGEVVAWCMAVPYLRQGDYPEAESYPLGVKAMYEALLLEVLKVKQPNQAIVAMGHLHISGGIVSENDRSERTIVGGVECVSPDAFSKEIVYTALGHLHRGQQVCGREEVRYAGAPLPMSFAEKNNKQSVVLVEIDDTSVTKIEKLLFDAPVKVLSIPDEAKPMEEVLEEIALLPEGEITESSPYLEVKVLITEPEPSLRHRIEEALKDRSVRLARLCAVQQGGSAESRAFTYEELQTITPMEIARMEFEKQYGGEEMPDTMKNLLQSVILEIEHEDISN, from the coding sequence ATAAGATTACTTCATACAGCCGATTGGCATATCGGACAAACCTTTTTTGACTATAACCGTAAAGCGGAGCATTTACAGTTTCTGGAGTGGTTGAGAGACCAGATCCGTGAACAGAGTGTGGATGTGCTGCTTATTGCGGGCGATGTATTTGATACGCCGAATCCTTCTGCCGAGTCGCAAAAGATGTTCTACCGGTTTCTCAGAGAAATTACTTCTGACAATGCAGCTTTGCAAGTGGTGGTGATTGCCGGCAATCATGATTCGGCGGCACGACTCGAGGCTCCCAATCCTCTTTTGGAGGAAATGAATATCACAATCAGAGGTCTTGTAAGACGTACGGCTGATGGACTAATTGACTATCAGCGTCTCCTTGTTCCACTCACCAAAGAGGGTGAAGTGGTGGCCTGGTGTATGGCTGTTCCTTATCTGCGGCAGGGAGATTATCCTGAAGCAGAGAGTTATCCGCTGGGGGTCAAGGCGATGTACGAGGCTTTGCTGCTGGAGGTACTGAAGGTGAAACAACCTAATCAGGCCATTGTGGCTATGGGGCATCTGCATATTTCCGGAGGAATTGTTTCGGAAAACGATCGCTCTGAACGTACTATCGTAGGTGGCGTGGAGTGTGTGTCGCCTGATGCTTTCTCAAAAGAAATTGTTTATACGGCTTTGGGCCATTTACATCGTGGACAACAGGTGTGTGGCCGTGAAGAGGTGCGCTATGCCGGTGCACCTTTACCTATGTCGTTTGCGGAGAAGAATAACAAGCAAAGCGTGGTGCTGGTGGAGATTGACGATACCTCCGTTACAAAGATAGAGAAACTGCTTTTTGATGCGCCCGTAAAGGTACTAAGCATTCCGGATGAAGCAAAGCCAATGGAGGAAGTTCTTGAGGAAATAGCCTTGCTGCCTGAAGGAGAGATCACGGAAAGTTCGCCTTATTTGGAGGTAAAGGTATTGATTACAGAACCTGAACCATCACTTCGGCATAGAATAGAAGAAGCTCTGAAAGACAGATCTGTACGATTGGCAAGATTGTGCGCTGTTCAGCAGGGAGGAAGTGCAGAGTCAAGGGCTTTTACCTATGAAGAACTGCAAACCATTACGCCGATGGAGATTGCACGAATGGAGTTTGAGAAACAATATGGGGGCGAAGAAATGCCTGATACGATGAAGAATTTGCTGCAAAGCGTTATCCTTGAAATAGAACATGAAGATATTAGCAATTAG
- a CDS encoding peroxiredoxin, protein MINLLLDNIWLILFVALGLPLLTYRSKFRKIVYSTSSWIINIKPVFAGELKGVIGNLCVDHPRYKKVRNYYRSYLIIYSVLLIFYFDFSGFTQTKESGVVKTKIGVGSVVPSFSLKDQNGNTFILDSVIGKRNLVIYFYGKDSGPSSLRETWAFRDNLDAFNEADAMIIGIGSQSVENHKEFADNNRISYPLLSDEGNKVRTLFKVPTNLMGLMPGCVTYIVDKSGKVVYVHSSQVRVYKHATKALKFVEDMQ, encoded by the coding sequence ATGATAAACTTACTTTTAGACAATATCTGGCTGATTCTTTTCGTAGCATTAGGATTGCCATTGCTTACTTATCGGAGTAAGTTCAGGAAGATTGTATATAGTACCAGTAGTTGGATAATTAATATCAAACCAGTGTTTGCCGGTGAGCTAAAAGGAGTTATCGGGAATCTTTGCGTTGATCATCCCAGATACAAAAAAGTGCGTAATTACTATCGGAGCTACCTGATAATCTATTCAGTGTTGCTTATATTCTATTTCGATTTTAGCGGATTTACGCAAACCAAAGAATCTGGTGTGGTAAAAACAAAAATTGGGGTGGGGAGTGTGGTTCCTTCGTTCTCACTGAAAGATCAGAATGGAAATACTTTTATTCTTGATTCCGTGATTGGAAAACGAAATCTGGTGATTTATTTCTATGGTAAGGATAGCGGGCCTAGTAGCCTGCGTGAGACATGGGCTTTCAGGGATAACCTGGATGCATTCAATGAGGCTGATGCGATGATTATTGGCATTGGTAGCCAGTCTGTGGAGAACCATAAGGAATTTGCTGATAATAACAGAATTTCCTATCCGCTGTTGAGCGATGAAGGCAACAAAGTGCGTACCTTGTTTAAGGTGCCAACTAACTTAATGGGGCTGATGCCCGGTTGTGTTACTTACATTGTAGATAAGAGTGGCAAGGTGGTATATGTGCATAGTTCGCAGGTTAGGGTCTATAAGCATGCAACAAAAGCATTAAAGTTTGTGGAAGATATGCAATGA
- a CDS encoding beta-galactosidase → MKYLFRSLLVMFALSMAVCTNAQTQPSGGAFKAGKNTFLLNDKPFVIKAAEIHYPRVPDAYWEHRIEMCKSLGMNTLCLYVFWNLHEQKPDEYDFTGNKDIARFCRLAQKHGMYVIVRPGPYVCAEWEMGGLPWWLLKKDVKLRTLDTYYMERVRKFMKEVGKQLADLQITRGGNIIMVQVENEYGSYGTNKPYVTAIRDIVRESGFTEVPLFQCDWSSNFTNNALDDLLWTVNFGTGANIDSQFKKLKELRPETPLMCSEFWSGWFDHWGRKHETRDGAIMVAGLKDMLDQNISFSLYMTHGGTTFGHWGGANNPAYSAMCSSYDYDAPINESGNVTPKFWQLRELLSKYVAPGEKLADVPAAYPVIEIPEIKFEKAAPLFANLPAPKKNVDIKPMEQFDQGWGSILYRTTLPAVKAGTTLAITEMHDWAQIYVNGKLIARLDRRHGEDRVDLPALKAGARLDILIEAMGRVNFDKSIHDRKGITQKVELISSGNAVNLKNWTVYNLPDDYKSAQDKKYTAKGKQSMPAYYRATFNLQKTGDTFLDMETWGKGQVWVNGHAMGRFWEIGPQQTLYMPGCWLKKGENEIIVLDLKGPKQATIKGLNKPILDMLREKALETHRKDGQKLDIQNETAVAQGTFTLRNGWQEVKFGKEVKGRYFCLEGLSAFDGSNVASVAELHVLGADGQPLSRENWKILYADSEETRSGNRTADKIFDLQESTFWSAVDNASYPHQVVIDLGKEAVITGFRYLPRAEKECPGMIKDYKVYVKSTAFKY, encoded by the coding sequence ATGAAATATTTATTTAGATCACTATTAGTTATGTTTGCTCTCAGTATGGCTGTTTGCACGAATGCGCAGACTCAGCCTTCGGGAGGAGCTTTTAAGGCGGGGAAAAATACTTTCCTCTTAAATGATAAGCCTTTTGTTATAAAAGCAGCAGAGATACACTATCCGCGTGTGCCCGATGCCTATTGGGAACATCGCATTGAGATGTGTAAATCGCTCGGTATGAACACGCTTTGTCTCTATGTGTTCTGGAACTTGCATGAGCAGAAGCCTGATGAGTATGACTTTACCGGGAACAAGGATATTGCCCGTTTTTGTAGGTTGGCTCAGAAACATGGTATGTATGTCATTGTGCGTCCGGGACCTTATGTTTGTGCCGAGTGGGAGATGGGCGGACTGCCCTGGTGGTTGCTGAAGAAGGATGTAAAACTGCGTACGCTGGATACCTATTATATGGAGCGTGTGCGGAAGTTTATGAAGGAGGTAGGCAAGCAACTGGCCGATCTGCAGATTACCCGCGGTGGTAACATCATCATGGTGCAGGTGGAAAACGAATACGGCTCATATGGAACAAATAAACCTTATGTAACTGCTATCCGTGATATTGTACGTGAATCGGGCTTTACAGAGGTTCCTTTGTTCCAGTGCGACTGGAGTTCCAACTTCACCAATAATGCATTGGATGACCTGTTGTGGACAGTAAACTTTGGTACAGGTGCCAATATTGATAGTCAGTTTAAGAAGTTAAAAGAACTCCGTCCGGAGACACCGCTTATGTGCAGTGAGTTCTGGTCAGGGTGGTTCGACCACTGGGGACGCAAGCATGAAACCCGGGATGGTGCCATAATGGTTGCCGGACTCAAGGATATGCTTGATCAGAATATCTCTTTCAGTCTTTATATGACTCACGGAGGAACCACCTTCGGACACTGGGGAGGTGCCAATAATCCGGCTTATTCCGCAATGTGTAGCTCTTATGATTATGATGCCCCGATTAATGAATCAGGAAATGTAACACCCAAGTTCTGGCAATTGCGCGAACTTCTTTCCAAATATGTGGCGCCGGGAGAGAAACTAGCCGATGTTCCTGCAGCATATCCGGTAATTGAGATACCAGAGATTAAATTTGAGAAGGCAGCTCCTTTGTTTGCGAACCTTCCCGCACCGAAAAAAAATGTAGATATCAAACCGATGGAACAGTTTGATCAGGGATGGGGAAGCATTCTCTACCGCACTACTTTGCCTGCAGTAAAAGCCGGAACTACATTAGCTATTACGGAAATGCACGACTGGGCACAGATTTATGTTAATGGCAAACTGATTGCCCGTCTCGACCGCCGTCATGGAGAAGACCGTGTGGATCTTCCTGCACTGAAAGCCGGAGCCAGACTGGATATTCTGATTGAAGCTATGGGACGTGTAAACTTTGATAAGTCTATCCACGACCGCAAGGGTATCACTCAAAAGGTGGAATTGATTTCCAGTGGCAATGCTGTTAATCTGAAGAACTGGACCGTATACAATCTTCCGGATGATTACAAGTCTGCCCAAGACAAGAAATATACCGCGAAAGGCAAGCAAAGCATGCCTGCTTATTATAGGGCTACCTTTAACCTTCAGAAAACAGGCGATACTTTCCTTGATATGGAAACCTGGGGTAAAGGACAGGTTTGGGTAAACGGACATGCCATGGGACGTTTCTGGGAAATTGGTCCGCAGCAAACCCTTTACATGCCAGGCTGCTGGCTCAAGAAAGGGGAGAACGAGATCATTGTGCTCGACCTCAAAGGACCTAAGCAGGCAACTATTAAAGGACTAAATAAACCAATTCTGGATATGCTTCGTGAAAAAGCTCTTGAAACACATCGTAAAGATGGTCAGAAGCTCGATATTCAGAATGAAACAGCTGTTGCACAAGGCACTTTCACCCTTCGTAATGGTTGGCAGGAAGTGAAGTTCGGCAAAGAGGTAAAGGGCCGTTACTTCTGTCTGGAAGGATTATCCGCTTTCGATGGCAGCAATGTGGCATCTGTTGCCGAGCTACATGTACTGGGAGCCGATGGTCAGCCACTTTCCCGTGAGAACTGGAAGATTCTGTATGCCGACAGTGAAGAGACCCGTAGTGGCAACCGCACTGCCGATAAGATATTCGACCTGCAGGAATCTACCTTCTGGAGTGCAGTAGACAATGCATCTTATCCGCATCAGGTGGTAATCGATCTGGGTAAAGAAGCCGTAATAACAGGTTTCCGTTATCTTCCTCGTGCCGAGAAAGAGTGTCCGGGCATGATCAAGGATTACAAGGTATATGTAAAATCAACGGCTTTTAAGTATTGA
- a CDS encoding AAA family ATPase, which produces MKILAIRGRNLASLEGDFEIDFTKEPLRSAGIFAITGSTGSGKSTLLDALCLALFDTTPRLSGVSSNSNIQDNKNDTITLKDSRNILRRGAVEGMAEVDFVSLSGDHYRSTWSVGRAGSKFSGRLRNVAITLLNLTTNVQEQGTKTELMKQIVSLIGLTFDQFTRSVLLAQGDFATFLKAKQGEKAELLEKLTGTDIYSRISQSIYLKNKLAEGELNTLKDQIKGIELLTDEQLEALELERKQITDGSVSVKKDSEELNLKIGWIKQEQELKREVALAETQLTEAKTAIDGAKPRYEYVARVDEVQEIRDVYNEQQTSLKQCTAYKNGLQAKQLEEKKNAELLAAAVEKLKACQVNQQQVNEAFEKVEPEILRARNLDATLEVVKRNGVQAKKEFDASEAFRMKVDANITNTTKQIEQECVKLNELNKWFEVQSIYKELVPRTELIVNLLNIAQIAFKQSANSERILKSRKEVLEGDKLKQEAVKKEAERLDKLLPAEILALRAKLSDGVPCPVCGSLHHPFYAKGVSSEKNLEEEELNRAKEAVKKQLESLNASIEESNKEITRLTTMVESYTLQYKDAFADAESYLAVLPSWKAEFEQGVLQAKLQKVATEWNNNLETLTLVREKSINQQTTLVAEKKNLEEAAKSLAEKEMKLKEYRGEYNDLLSERKKLLGGKPADEVAGIFQKEKKVVEEELRKLTEEQNKLIANSESLKGAIKETSATIARLDERSRQLEKSIEEWIAAKNGTIAQEVLSELLQKDSAWLIAEKKELDVLKKNEITIRATLDERHKRLALHQSAEVRTRGEEETIEKLQIQLQEVTGQLESMMKRNGEIDAIFAAYKAGKEKVKKFEKELPVKESLSQNWNKLNSLFGSATGSKFKEIAQGYTLDVLLTYANKQLQELSKRYELKRIPDTLGLEVIDLDMLGETRSVHTLSGGESFLVSLALALGLSSLSSNRMKVESLFIDEGFGSLDADTLRVAMDALERLQTQGRKIGVISHVSEMNEHIATQVRVEKTVNGRSRIEVVG; this is translated from the coding sequence ATGAAGATATTAGCAATTAGAGGAAGAAACCTGGCCTCTCTGGAAGGAGATTTTGAAATAGACTTTACAAAGGAACCGCTGCGGTCGGCAGGTATTTTTGCCATTACCGGAAGCACGGGGTCGGGAAAATCGACCTTGCTGGATGCATTGTGTCTGGCTCTTTTTGATACGACTCCACGTTTGAGTGGTGTGAGCAGCAACAGCAATATTCAGGATAATAAGAACGATACCATCACGCTGAAGGATAGCAGGAATATTCTTCGCAGGGGTGCTGTGGAGGGGATGGCCGAGGTTGACTTTGTATCGCTCAGCGGAGATCATTACCGTTCCACCTGGTCGGTGGGCAGAGCAGGAAGTAAGTTCAGCGGACGGCTGAGGAATGTGGCAATTACGTTGCTGAATCTGACCACAAATGTGCAGGAACAGGGAACAAAGACTGAGCTGATGAAACAGATTGTGTCACTTATCGGACTGACATTCGATCAGTTTACCCGTTCAGTGTTACTGGCGCAGGGAGATTTTGCCACTTTTCTTAAAGCTAAGCAAGGCGAGAAGGCTGAATTGCTGGAGAAGCTTACGGGTACCGATATTTATTCCCGTATCTCACAGTCAATCTATTTGAAGAATAAGCTGGCTGAGGGAGAACTGAATACACTAAAGGATCAGATTAAAGGAATCGAACTGCTTACCGATGAACAGTTAGAGGCTTTGGAACTTGAACGTAAACAAATCACTGATGGCTCTGTGTCAGTGAAAAAAGATTCTGAAGAACTGAACCTGAAGATTGGCTGGATAAAGCAGGAACAGGAACTGAAACGGGAGGTGGCATTAGCGGAAACTCAGCTTACTGAGGCTAAGACTGCCATTGATGGAGCGAAGCCTCGCTATGAATATGTAGCCAGGGTAGATGAGGTACAGGAAATTCGGGATGTGTATAATGAACAGCAAACCTCATTAAAACAGTGCACTGCGTACAAGAACGGTTTACAGGCGAAGCAGCTGGAGGAAAAGAAGAATGCAGAGTTGCTTGCTGCGGCAGTAGAAAAATTGAAAGCCTGTCAGGTAAACCAGCAACAGGTGAATGAGGCTTTTGAGAAAGTGGAACCTGAGATTCTCAGGGCACGAAATCTGGACGCAACACTGGAGGTGGTAAAGCGTAACGGTGTTCAGGCGAAGAAGGAGTTCGATGCTTCAGAGGCTTTCAGGATGAAGGTGGATGCGAATATTACGAATACAACTAAACAGATTGAACAAGAGTGTGTTAAACTGAATGAATTAAATAAATGGTTTGAGGTTCAAAGTATCTATAAAGAGCTGGTTCCCCGAACTGAACTGATTGTAAATTTACTGAATATTGCTCAGATAGCCTTCAAGCAATCGGCCAACAGTGAAAGGATCTTGAAAAGCCGGAAGGAAGTATTGGAGGGCGATAAGCTGAAACAAGAAGCTGTTAAGAAGGAGGCTGAAAGACTGGATAAACTGCTACCGGCTGAGATCCTTGCTTTGCGTGCCAAACTATCGGATGGGGTACCCTGTCCGGTGTGTGGAAGTCTGCATCATCCGTTTTATGCTAAGGGAGTGAGCAGTGAAAAGAACCTGGAAGAAGAGGAGCTGAACCGTGCCAAAGAGGCAGTGAAAAAGCAATTGGAGAGCTTGAATGCGAGTATTGAAGAATCTAACAAGGAAATTACCCGCCTCACTACGATGGTAGAGAGCTATACTCTGCAATATAAAGATGCCTTTGCCGATGCAGAGTCTTATCTTGCTGTGCTGCCTTCATGGAAAGCGGAGTTTGAGCAGGGTGTACTTCAGGCTAAACTTCAGAAGGTGGCTACTGAGTGGAACAATAATCTTGAAACTCTTACGTTGGTAAGAGAAAAGAGTATCAATCAGCAAACGACACTTGTTGCAGAGAAAAAGAATCTGGAAGAAGCAGCAAAGAGTTTGGCAGAAAAGGAGATGAAGCTGAAAGAGTATCGTGGGGAATATAATGATTTGTTGAGCGAAAGAAAGAAACTACTCGGTGGTAAACCAGCCGATGAGGTTGCAGGTATTTTTCAGAAAGAGAAGAAGGTTGTGGAAGAGGAACTTCGGAAGCTGACTGAGGAACAGAATAAACTGATTGCTAATAGCGAGAGCTTAAAGGGAGCAATCAAGGAAACAAGTGCTACCATTGCCCGCTTAGATGAACGCAGCCGGCAACTGGAAAAGAGTATAGAGGAGTGGATTGCCGCAAAGAATGGGACGATTGCCCAGGAGGTACTGTCGGAACTTCTGCAGAAAGACAGTGCATGGCTCATTGCCGAGAAGAAGGAGCTCGATGTATTGAAGAAGAATGAAATAACCATCCGTGCTACGCTGGACGAACGTCATAAGAGACTAGCATTGCATCAGTCTGCTGAGGTACGTACGCGAGGTGAGGAGGAAACTATAGAGAAGCTGCAGATTCAGTTGCAAGAGGTTACCGGGCAACTGGAGTCGATGATGAAGCGGAATGGTGAGATTGATGCGATCTTTGCCGCCTATAAAGCAGGAAAGGAGAAAGTGAAGAAGTTCGAGAAGGAACTTCCCGTGAAGGAATCATTGTCCCAGAACTGGAATAAACTTAATAGTCTGTTCGGCTCGGCTACCGGATCAAAGTTTAAGGAGATTGCTCAGGGCTACACGCTCGATGTACTGCTTACTTATGCAAATAAGCAATTGCAGGAGCTATCCAAACGCTATGAGCTGAAACGAATTCCTGATACATTGGGACTGGAGGTGATCGATCTGGATATGTTGGGCGAAACAAGAAGTGTGCATACGCTCTCTGGAGGGGAATCATTCCTCGTCTCTCTGGCATTGGCGTTAGGATTATCCTCCTTGTCCTCAAATCGCATGAAGGTGGAATCCCTTTTCATCGATGAAGGTTTTGGCTCACTCGATGCTGATACGCTGCGTGTGGCCATGGATGCTCTTGAACGACTTCAGACGCAGGGGCGTAAGATTGGTGTCATCTCTCATGTGAGTGAAATGAACGAGCACATAGCCACACAAGTACGGGTAGAGAAAACTGTGAATGGCAGAAGCCGGATTGAAGTAGTGGGATAA